A region of the Gemmobacter fulvus genome:
TTGCGACGGTGGTGTTCCTGTCGCTGAAACTCGGGCGTCCGTTGTTTCTGGAAGGCGAGGCGGGCGTCGGCAAGACCGAGATTGCCAAGGTGATCGCGGCGGCCTTGGGGCGGCGGCTGATCCGGCTGCAATGTTACGAAGGGCTGGATGCGGCTTCGGCGGTTTACGAATGGAATTTCGCGGCACAGATGATCGCCATCCGCACCGCCGAGGCGGGCGGCGGCGCAGATCGCAGCGCCTTGCGTGCCGAGTTGTTCACCGAGGACTATCTGATCGAACGCCCGTTGCTGGCCGCGATGCGCCCGCAACCCGGTGGCGCGCCGGTACTGCTGATCGACGAGCTGGACCGCACCGATGAGCCCTTTGAGGCCTATCTGCTGGAGGCGCTGAGTGATTTTCAGGTGACAATCCCCGAGCTTGGCACCGTCAAGGCCCCCGAGGCACCGATTGTGATCCTCACCTCCAACCGCACGCGTGAGGTACATGACGCGCTCAAACGCCGCTGCCTTTATCATTGGGTGGATTACCCGGATGCTGCGCGCGAAGCGCAGATCCTGACGGCCCGCTGCCCCGAGGCGCAACAGGCGCTGTCGCGCGAGGTGGTGGCCTTTGTGCAGCGCCTGCGCAGCGAGGATCTGTTCAAGAAACCCGGCGTGGCCGAAACGATCGACTGGGCGAAATGCCTGCTGGCGCTGGATGTGATCTCGCTCACCCCCGAGGTGATTGCCGATACGCTGGGCGCGATTCTGAAATATCAGGATGACATCCAGAAAATTCAGGGAGCCGAGGCGAAGCGTATTCTGGACGAGATCCGCCGCGACCTTGCACCGGTCTGACCTGCGGATGAAAAAATGGGCCGGATAACCGGCCCAGTCAGGGGTACACTCGGGAATTCGGGGGCAATCAGGCCCGCCAGAAGGCTTTTGCACCTTCTTCGGCGGCGCTCTGCTCGGACAATCCGATATCACGCAGCAGATGCGGATCCAGATCGCGCAATGCACGACGGCCATGGCGACGCAGATCCCAAGTCAAGACGGTCTGTGCCAGCGACACAATCAACCGCGAGACGGGCGGCAGCGCCCGTGCATTGGAGAGGATCAGCGTAGGGGCGGTCATGTGGGACCGGGCCATGGGAGCACCTTTTGTGTTGATACAAGACGCGATATTGCGTATGTAAGTGATACAATATGGGCCGCGGAACCGCCAGAGGAACATTGTGACTGATACAAGTTGGCAGCCAGATCTGAACAATTATCCCGGCCCGAAGTATCTGGCGCTGACACGGGCGCTGCGCGAGGCGATCCGCTGTGGCGATCTGGAGCC
Encoded here:
- a CDS encoding DUF1127 domain-containing protein is translated as MARSHMTAPTLILSNARALPPVSRLIVSLAQTVLTWDLRRHGRRALRDLDPHLLRDIGLSEQSAAEEGAKAFWRA
- a CDS encoding AAA family ATPase, translating into MSNLPKSIDAVEALLADHGYIAARALATVVFLSLKLGRPLFLEGEAGVGKTEIAKVIAAALGRRLIRLQCYEGLDAASAVYEWNFAAQMIAIRTAEAGGGADRSALRAELFTEDYLIERPLLAAMRPQPGGAPVLLIDELDRTDEPFEAYLLEALSDFQVTIPELGTVKAPEAPIVILTSNRTREVHDALKRRCLYHWVDYPDAAREAQILTARCPEAQQALSREVVAFVQRLRSEDLFKKPGVAETIDWAKCLLALDVISLTPEVIADTLGAILKYQDDIQKIQGAEAKRILDEIRRDLAPV